A part of Actinobaculum sp. 313 genomic DNA contains:
- a CDS encoding ABC transporter ATP-binding protein, translated as MRLPTADSRTVSRRLGGLVAQHRGRFCLVIGLQLLVALASVVAPQVIGRAIDAVSSGTTPGYIQRLIALLLAVVVIQGILAYFGNYQSLVLGELIFAQLRNGVVNRVTHLPISVVESAGTGDLLGRTTHDIDRVQTFVHRGIPRFLILVLTILVTMGAAVLAEPQVGFLVVVPIIPMWLAIRWYTRRSIPAYLAASALWSGVSGTVSETVEQIGTVDSLRLGEMRVSRMSVLIRELWRNERYTGWIRSVFIVAVQLIVSLPILLVIAWGAYLMGRGVTTLGAVTAVALYTQQLRGPLWELGWWMNELQFSSASFARIFGVDMVPSESVSDDVEEPRGADLACRDVHFSYRDGEEVLHGVDLDVRPGETLAIVGPSGAGKSTLGRLIAGINAPDSGAVQVGGAQVTRIGEAQLCSTVALVTQEHHVFVGTVADNLRFAKPDATDDELRAALASVNATWLAELEDGLETVVGSGGKRLTPAQAQQIALARIVLLDPKVLILDEATSLLDTTAARSVEQSLANVLAGRTVISIAHRLYTAHDADRVAVMRDGYLVELGSHDELVVSGGEYARLWTAWQQD; from the coding sequence ATGAGACTACCTACCGCTGATTCCCGCACGGTATCGCGCAGGCTGGGTGGCCTCGTTGCGCAGCATCGCGGGCGATTCTGCCTGGTTATCGGCCTGCAACTCCTGGTTGCTCTGGCCTCGGTGGTAGCACCGCAGGTTATTGGCCGCGCTATTGATGCGGTCTCCAGCGGAACGACGCCGGGGTATATCCAGCGCCTTATCGCCCTGCTGCTCGCCGTGGTGGTGATTCAAGGAATCCTCGCCTACTTCGGCAACTATCAGAGCCTGGTGTTGGGCGAACTGATATTCGCGCAGTTACGCAACGGGGTCGTCAATAGGGTCACGCATCTGCCGATTTCGGTTGTGGAGTCGGCGGGAACCGGCGACCTGCTCGGGCGGACAACGCATGATATTGATCGCGTACAGACCTTCGTGCACCGGGGAATCCCGCGCTTTCTCATTCTGGTGCTGACGATCCTCGTAACAATGGGAGCCGCTGTTCTCGCGGAGCCGCAGGTCGGCTTCCTCGTCGTCGTACCGATTATTCCGATGTGGCTCGCCATACGCTGGTACACCCGGCGTTCCATTCCCGCCTATCTGGCGGCGTCGGCCCTGTGGTCCGGGGTATCGGGCACGGTGTCCGAGACAGTCGAACAGATCGGCACAGTTGACTCTCTCCGGCTCGGAGAAATGCGTGTTTCGCGTATGAGCGTATTGATCCGTGAGCTGTGGCGCAATGAACGGTACACGGGGTGGATCAGGAGCGTCTTCATCGTGGCGGTGCAACTGATTGTGTCACTGCCGATCCTCCTCGTGATCGCATGGGGCGCCTACCTGATGGGACGTGGCGTCACCACTCTGGGGGCGGTAACGGCAGTGGCGCTGTATACGCAACAATTGCGCGGCCCCCTGTGGGAGCTGGGGTGGTGGATGAACGAACTGCAGTTCTCCTCGGCATCCTTCGCGCGGATTTTCGGCGTAGACATGGTTCCCTCCGAATCCGTTTCCGACGACGTCGAGGAGCCGCGTGGAGCGGATCTGGCCTGCCGCGACGTGCATTTCTCCTACCGCGATGGAGAGGAGGTGCTGCACGGTGTTGATCTTGATGTGCGGCCGGGTGAGACCTTGGCCATTGTTGGGCCGTCGGGAGCGGGAAAATCAACCCTTGGCCGACTCATCGCCGGGATTAATGCCCCGGACTCAGGTGCGGTGCAGGTGGGTGGTGCGCAGGTCACGCGCATCGGGGAAGCGCAACTCTGTTCGACGGTCGCATTGGTCACGCAGGAACACCACGTCTTTGTTGGTACGGTGGCCGATAATCTACGTTTTGCAAAGCCGGATGCCACTGACGACGAATTACGCGCTGCTTTGGCCAGTGTGAATGCGACGTGGCTAGCTGAACTGGAGGACGGCCTGGAGACCGTCGTCGGCTCTGGCGGAAAACGGCTTACCCCGGCACAGGCGCAGCAGATTGCCCTGGCGCGAATCGTGCTTCTGGACCCGAAGGTGCTGATTCTGGACGAAGCGACGTCGTTACTGGACACCACGGCGGCGCGTTCGGTGGAACAATCACTGGCTAATGTGCTGGCGGGACGCACCGTTATTTCCATTGCACACCGGCTCTACACAGCACATGACGCAGACCGAGTTGCTGTGATGCGTGACGGCTATCTTGTTGAACTTGGTAGTCATGATGAACTCGTCGTTAGTGGTGGGGAGTATGCCCGCCTGTGGACGGCGTGGCAGCAAGACTGA